The proteins below come from a single Penaeus monodon isolate SGIC_2016 chromosome 23, NSTDA_Pmon_1, whole genome shotgun sequence genomic window:
- the LOC119588049 gene encoding uncharacterized protein LOC119588049 has protein sequence MRTIILVSFVAVLSVAAAVPDGCCGGSHXXXXXXXXXXXXXXXXXXXXXXXXXXXXRVVKAQLVGVGTLPSTXXXXXXXXXXYGSRGGGSRGGHGRSSGASIVRAELVGVGSLPSGGGSGHGSNAISTGGGYGGGNGR, from the coding sequence ATTTTAGTGTCATTCGTGGCTGTGTTAAGCGTGGCAGCTGCTGTTCCTGACGGTTGCTGTGGTGGAAGCCATNNNNNNNNNNNNNNNNNNNNNNNNNNNNNNNNNNNNNNNNNNNNNNNNNNNNNNNNNNNNNNNNNNNNNNNNNNNNNNNNNNNCAGAGTGGTGAAAGCACAGCTGGTCGGAGTTGGCACTCTTCCCAGCACTNNNNNNNNNNNNNNNNNNNNNNNNNNNNNTTATGGCTCCCGTGGAGGTGGCTCTCGAGGCGGCCACGGCAGATCCAGCGGTGCCAGCATTGTCCGAGCTGAGCTGGTTGGTGTTGGCAGCCTTCCCTCAGGCGGGGGCAGCGGCCACGGGTCCAATGCCATTTCCACCGGTGGGGGATATGGCGGTGGTAATGGCAGGTAA